One genomic segment of Sphaerodactylus townsendi isolate TG3544 linkage group LG07, MPM_Stown_v2.3, whole genome shotgun sequence includes these proteins:
- the HGD gene encoding homogentisate 1,2-dioxygenase, producing MFFFLHRCFYNSDGDFLIVPQQGKLLITTEFGKLLVDRNEICVIQQGMRFSVEVFGETRGYILEVYGVHFELPDLGPIGANGLANPRDFLVPVAWFEDRQVTEGYTVINKYQGKLFAAQQACSPFNVAAWHGNYTPYKYDLSNFMVINVTAFDHADPSIFTVLTAKSTHPGVAIADFVIFPPRWAVATNTFRPPYYHRNCMSEFMGLIKGHYEAKEQGFLPGGATLHSMMTPHGPDAECFEKASTSKLEPERIAEGTMAFMFESSLSMAVTKWGLKTSLDKTYFKCWESLKSHFNPKHK from the exons ATGTTCTTCTTTCTTCACAGATGCTTTTACAATTCAGATGGGGATTTTCTGATTG tACCACAACAAGGGAAGCTCCTCATCACTACAGAATTTGGGAAGTTACTAGTGGACCGCAACGAGATCTGTGTCATACAG CAAGGAATGCGTTTCAGCGTGGAAGTGTTCGGGGAAACCCGGGGCTACATCCTGGAAGTCTATGGAGTACATTTTGAGTTGCCGGACCTCGGACCGATCG GAGCTAACGGTTTGGCTAACCCACGGGATTTCCTTGTGCCCGTTGCCTGGTTCGAAGACCGCCAAGTCACTGAAGGGTACACAGTCATCAATAAGTACCAAGGGAAGCTCTTTGCGGCacagcag GCATGTTCTCCATTCAATGTCGCGGCCTGGCATGGGAACTACACGCCATATAAGTACGATCTCAGCAACTTCATGGTCATCAACGTAACAGCTTTTGACCACGCA GATCCTTCGATCTTCACAGTCTTGACCGCAAAATCAACTCATCCTGGAGTAGCGATTGCTGATTTTGTCATCTTCCCACCCCGCTGGGCAGTAGCCACCAACACCTTCCGTCCGCCTTATTATCATC GGAACTGCATGAGTGAGTTTATGGGCCTGATCAAAGGACATTATGAGGCCAAGGAACAAGGATTTCTACCAGGAGGGGCCACCCTGCATAGCATGATGACACCCCATGGACCAGACGCTGAGTGCTTCGAGAAAGCCAGTACGAGCAAACTGGAGCCTGAGCGGATTGCTGAAGGGACAATG gctttcatgttcGAGTCTTCTTTGAGCATGGCCGTCACCAAATGGGGCCTGAAAACATCCCTGGATAAGACGTACTTCAAGTGCTGGGAATCCCTCAAGAGCCACTTCAATCCCAAACACAAGTGA